A window of Clostridium sp. Marseille-P299 contains these coding sequences:
- a CDS encoding YciI family protein, whose translation MKYFIVEGNIIDAEKMTDGIMKEHMAYTGKAMEEGMYLMSGLKADMSGGIFIIKSESLESLENYLSKEPFKMNGIQDYRILEFNSHYFNPSADEWFSN comes from the coding sequence ATGAAATATTTTATTGTTGAAGGAAATATAATAGACGCTGAAAAAATGACAGATGGAATTATGAAAGAACATATGGCATATACGGGGAAGGCTATGGAGGAAGGAATGTACTTAATGTCTGGTTTGAAAGCAGATATGAGCGGTGGTATATTTATTATTAAATCCGAATCTCTAGAAAGTTTAGAAAATTACTTATCGAAAGAACCTTTTAAAATGAATGGGATACAAGATTATAGAATATTAGAGTTTAATTCTCATTATTTTAATCCATCAGCAGATGAGTGGTTTAGCAACTAA
- a CDS encoding RNA polymerase sigma factor, protein MSNDKKLVKRIKKKSDREAANLLVERYYREIFAYVYRQTVEEELTKDLTQDIFYNMLRGIHSYDYKKAEFRTWLYHIASNRITDYYRSRTYKNAILTIELDETTKAISDDFVPSLLKKETVREVMDTLAKLDSTLIQIFQMKWFENRTFAEISEILQIHESTVKTRYYQTIRTLRKEIKLDE, encoded by the coding sequence ATGTCAAATGATAAAAAACTAGTTAAGAGAATTAAGAAAAAAAGCGATCGGGAAGCCGCTAATCTATTAGTAGAACGTTACTACCGAGAAATATTTGCTTATGTCTATAGGCAAACTGTAGAAGAAGAGCTAACCAAAGATTTGACGCAAGATATTTTTTATAATATGTTGCGAGGAATCCATAGCTACGATTATAAAAAGGCAGAATTTCGAACATGGTTGTATCATATTGCTAGTAATCGAATTACAGATTATTATCGTAGTCGCACCTATAAAAATGCAATTCTTACAATAGAGCTAGACGAAACGACCAAGGCCATATCGGATGATTTTGTTCCTAGCCTTTTAAAGAAAGAAACAGTCAGAGAGGTTATGGATACTTTAGCGAAGCTAGATTCTACATTAATTCAGATATTTCAGATGAAATGGTTTGAAAATCGGACATTTGCAGAGATTTCTGAAATATTACAAATCCACGAATCGACGGTAAAAACCAGATATTATCAGACGATTCGTACTCTTAGAAAGGAGATAAAACTCGATGAATAA
- a CDS encoding heme NO-binding domain-containing protein: MKGTVVSSWVESSRILFGNNVVNDALKAFGLSSTYIFSPLEDVEDKKAVGIVEHIGNSVGKNKDEIWFIMGEENVKTFSKLYPGFFRHESAYQFLKSMNDVHVIVMKRFRGAKPPILDVTPISSHEIYFTYRSKRGMGNYLKGLISGVSKYFNEKIEVDEVSKSEGELILKLKFESEIQNVKKYFLNNIFSFGIIKSVSIKAAILNLILVALAGFILFDSPLKALLTGVVAFASSLITAFIFNRPKKLIFKELEKLSERNFIESTIVKSNDEYESYMLEINKIKQNIQKDFIGFHSIVDEMYTFNHSVSNISKTMQNTSNDITEVLDQVATAAINQASDTENAVTILNDSISSINHISDKSDENKEDIESAVSDIETSFKKVESTATEINHVLDKFNGIKNSGFTLQGNAKDITNIVTIVSSIANQTNLLALNASIEAARAGDAGKGFAVVAEEVRKLSEETNTAVRQINESLTGLLGSIDEIVTNIDTQYGVLEGENTKLSEAVVTTNESNKHLKDVSEEMVQTTIRLKNEAQNISSLFENIENLAAIAEENSASTQEANSNVSIYVDQITDLTNLIEVFENMIVNFKEDLAKYQL, from the coding sequence ATGAAGGGTACTGTAGTTTCATCGTGGGTAGAATCTAGTCGTATTCTATTCGGAAACAACGTCGTGAATGATGCCCTAAAGGCATTTGGATTATCTAGTACCTATATCTTTTCACCACTAGAAGATGTAGAAGATAAAAAAGCAGTAGGAATTGTAGAGCACATTGGTAATTCTGTTGGAAAGAATAAGGATGAAATATGGTTCATCATGGGAGAAGAGAATGTGAAAACATTTAGCAAGCTTTATCCAGGATTTTTCCGTCATGAATCCGCTTATCAGTTCTTAAAATCAATGAACGATGTACATGTTATTGTAATGAAGCGTTTTAGAGGTGCGAAGCCACCGATTTTAGATGTAACGCCAATATCATCACATGAGATATATTTTACTTACCGATCCAAACGAGGGATGGGAAATTATTTAAAAGGTTTAATTAGTGGTGTATCAAAATACTTTAATGAAAAGATTGAAGTTGATGAAGTATCGAAATCCGAAGGTGAGTTAATTCTGAAACTCAAATTTGAGTCAGAAATCCAAAATGTAAAGAAATACTTTTTAAATAATATTTTTTCTTTTGGAATCATTAAGTCAGTTTCGATAAAAGCAGCAATTTTGAATTTAATTTTAGTGGCACTTGCAGGATTTATATTATTTGATAGTCCACTCAAAGCATTATTAACTGGTGTTGTAGCTTTCGCTTCATCTTTAATTACAGCATTTATTTTTAATAGACCTAAAAAATTAATTTTCAAAGAGCTTGAAAAATTAAGCGAAAGAAATTTCATAGAGTCTACCATAGTTAAATCGAATGATGAATATGAGTCTTATATGTTAGAAATTAATAAGATAAAGCAAAATATTCAAAAGGATTTCATAGGATTTCATTCTATTGTAGATGAAATGTATACATTTAATCACTCTGTTTCAAACATATCTAAGACGATGCAAAATACATCCAATGATATTACAGAAGTTCTTGACCAGGTTGCAACAGCAGCGATAAATCAGGCAAGTGATACAGAGAATGCTGTTACTATTTTAAATGATAGTATTTCAAGTATTAATCATATATCAGATAAGAGTGATGAGAATAAAGAGGACATTGAGAGTGCAGTTTCAGATATTGAAACAAGCTTCAAGAAAGTAGAAAGTACTGCAACTGAAATCAATCATGTTCTTGATAAATTTAATGGTATCAAAAATAGCGGCTTTACTTTACAGGGAAATGCAAAAGATATTACCAATATTGTTACCATTGTATCAAGTATAGCAAATCAAACGAATTTATTAGCACTTAATGCTTCTATTGAAGCTGCAAGAGCAGGAGATGCAGGTAAGGGTTTTGCGGTAGTTGCAGAAGAAGTTAGAAAACTTTCAGAAGAGACAAATACAGCAGTACGTCAAATCAATGAGAGTTTAACTGGTTTATTAGGCAGCATTGATGAGATTGTTACCAATATTGATACTCAATATGGAGTGCTTGAAGGAGAAAATACAAAACTTTCCGAAGCTGTTGTTACAACAAATGAATCCAATAAACATCTTAAGGATGTATCTGAAGAGATGGTACAAACAACAATTCGTTTAAAGAATGAAGCTCAAAACATTTCTTCTTTATTTGAGAATATTGAAAATTTAGCAGCGATTGCAGAAGAAAATTCAGCCTCCACACAGGAAGCAAATAGCAATGTATCTATTTATGTAGACCAAATTACAGATCTAACAAACCTTATTGAGGTATTTGAAAATATGATCGTTAATTTCAAAGAAGATTTGGCTAAATATCAATTATAA
- a CDS encoding class I SAM-dependent methyltransferase encodes MIKIEKNIQDKILDIGGGGEGVISSIYGENVIAIDYRKDELDELPYACEKMVMDASEMSFEEEYFQNVTAFYSFMYIEKNKHRKVIREIYRVLKNGGNLYIWDTDILQETEGNSPYIVDLNIDANGRMIQTTFGIIKPDAMQSCDYFKELCAENGFELADIVRVENHFFQHWVKINS; translated from the coding sequence ATGATAAAAATAGAAAAAAATATACAAGATAAAATACTTGATATTGGAGGTGGTGGAGAAGGCGTTATAAGCAGTATTTATGGTGAAAATGTAATCGCAATTGATTATAGAAAAGACGAATTAGATGAGCTACCTTATGCATGTGAGAAAATGGTAATGGATGCAAGTGAGATGTCATTTGAAGAAGAATACTTTCAGAATGTAACAGCTTTTTACTCATTTATGTATATAGAAAAAAATAAACATAGAAAAGTGATACGTGAGATTTATAGAGTTTTAAAAAACGGTGGTAATCTTTATATTTGGGATACTGATATTTTACAAGAAACTGAAGGAAATAGTCCGTACATCGTTGATTTAAATATTGATGCAAATGGTAGAATGATTCAAACGACTTTTGGAATTATAAAACCTGATGCAATGCAAAGTTGTGATTATTTTAAGGAGCTATGTGCAGAAAATGGTTTTGAATTAGCCGATATTGTAAGAGTAGAAAATCATTTCTTTCAACATTGGGTAAAAATCAATAGTTAA
- a CDS encoding DUF4275 family protein has protein sequence MLEYNWINLHSEKEKIELLTDEEEKAIRNDLLDTIMEKVEEYNQHITEYEYAQKRLELVNRGVVFLHLDNSSTIKKNWSRLFASSVGKDEKRKIAYEKYKWHIFSFEKVNALTKSKARQAFNKCKKEKVYMFYQHSDQALLIENANLLKAEDFDLDYDIYIYDPMHKWTYIHTHESECGPYFYQIK, from the coding sequence TATTGACTGACGAAGAGGAAAAAGCGATTCGGAACGATCTTTTAGATACTATAATGGAAAAAGTAGAGGAATATAATCAGCATATTACTGAATATGAATATGCTCAGAAAAGGCTAGAACTTGTTAATAGAGGAGTGGTTTTTTTACATTTAGATAATTCAAGTACTATCAAGAAAAATTGGAGTCGTTTGTTTGCCTCGTCGGTAGGTAAGGATGAAAAGAGAAAAATTGCATATGAAAAATATAAGTGGCATATCTTCAGTTTTGAAAAAGTAAATGCGCTTACTAAGTCAAAAGCAAGGCAGGCTTTTAATAAATGTAAGAAGGAAAAGGTATATATGTTTTATCAGCATAGTGATCAGGCCTTATTGATTGAAAATGCGAATTTATTAAAAGCTGAGGATTTTGATTTAGATTATGATATTTATATTTATGATCCAATGCATAAGTGGACGTATATTCACACCCACGAATCAGAATGTGGACCTTATTTTTATCAAATAAAATAA